One window of the Eucalyptus grandis isolate ANBG69807.140 chromosome 6, ASM1654582v1, whole genome shotgun sequence genome contains the following:
- the LOC104448155 gene encoding probable WRKY transcription factor 20 — translation MGSPPAPDFEPHEFQFRSAADPSPGGPFSDSDAGPLAGGGGGCGGGGGGGARYKLLSPAKLPISRSACITIPPGLSPTSFLESPVLLSNVKVEPSPTTGSLIKPHMMNGLIGLNSDTRLANSGCPDNFDEGRSGIFEFKPLATSNLVPTEAKHQGSEQAVKVSGQRHSQPFASLSSVQSDLAVSSKELCLSVPTQAVRSGASPLAEADPDGLLGRKEQPNNVMQVTQLDNKGNGPSVMTERLSDDGYNWRKYGQKHVKGCEFPRSYYKCTYPNCEVKKLFERAPDGHITEIIYKGTHDHPKPQPSRRFTGGATMPIQEERSDRFSFIPAVESTSTVYGETSYNVETDGTPELSPVAENDETIEGAASLSNRIQNEVDDGDDDDPFLKRRRLDIGGEDVTPVVKPIREPRVVVQTLSEVDILDDGYRWRKYGQKVVRGNPNPRSYYKCTNAGCPVRKHVERASHDPKAVITTYEGKHNHDVPAAKSSSHDTAAPSALSGLPRTRSEGETVSLDLGVGRSAASEMASAEKQQILRPNPVQSRIHYASSALDAVQATPVTAYHGFLNGGINQFGYRENLTEGHSKSTEFLQNMGRILTGP, via the exons ATGGGGTCTCCTCCCGCTCCCGACTTCGAACCGCACGAGTTCCAGTTCCGCAGCGCCGCCGATCCCAGCCCCGGCGGCCCCTTCTCGGACTCCGATGCCGGGCCTctggccggcggcggcggcggctgcggcggcggcggcggcgggggcgccAGGTACAAGCTCCTGTCCCCGGCGAAGCTGCCGATCTCCAGGTCCGCCTGCATCACGATCCCGCCGGGGCTCAGCCCGACCTCCTTCCTCGAGTCCCCCGTCCTCCTCTCCAACGTCAAG GTGGAGCCCTCACCAACTACTGGTTCTCTGATTAAGCCTCATATGATGAATGGTTTGATTGGTTTGAATTCGGACACAAGACTTGCCAATTCTGGCTGTCCTGATAACTTTGATGAAGGCAGATCtggaatttttgaattcaaacCTCTAGCTACATCAAACTTG GTCCCCACAGAGGCAAAGCACCAAGGAAGTGAACAGGCTGTGAAAGTTTCAGGTCAACGTCATTCTCAACCATTTGCATCACTGTCTTCAGTTCAGAGTGATTTGGCTGTCTCATCGAAGGAATTGTGTCTATCGGTACCCACTCAAGCGGTTCGCTCAGGGGCTAGTCCACTTGCTGAAGCTGATCCTGATGGATTGTTAGGTAGGAAAGAGCAGCCCAATAATGTGATGCAGGTGACACAACTGGATAATAAAGGGAATGGCCCTTCAGTCATGACTGAGAGACTCTCTGACGATGGATATAACTGGAGAAAATATGGACAGAAGCATGTTAAGGGCTGTGAATTTCCACGCAGCTATTACAAATGTACCTATCCTAATTGTGAGGTGAAAAAGCTTTTCGAACGTGCTCCTGATGGACATATTACAGAGATTATCTACAAAGGAACTCATGATCACCCTAAACCACAACCAAGCCGCCGCTTTACTGGAGGAGCGACCATGCCAATCCAAGAAGAAAGATCTGATAGGTTTTCATTTATACCTGCAG TGGAGAGCACATCGACTGTATATGGCGAGACATCTTATAATGTTGAGACTGATGGTACTCCTGAACTATCTCCTGTTGCTGAGAATGACGAAACTATTGAGGGAGCAGCTTCACTATCAAATAGGATCCAAAATGAAGTTGATGATGGTGACGATGATGATCCATTCTTAAAGAGAAG GAGGCTGGATATTGGCGGGGAAGATGTTACTCCGGTGGTTAAGCCAATAAGAGAACCGCGGGTTGTCGTTCAAACTCTTAGTGAGGTTGACATACTGGATGATGGCTATCGCTGGCGCAAATACGGGCAGAAAGTAGTCAGAGGCAATCCCAATCCAAG GAGTTACTACAAGTGCACAAATGCTGGATGCCCTGTGAGGAAGCATGTGGAGAGGGCCTCTCATGATCCAAAAGCTGTTATTACTACTTATGAGGGAAAACACAATCATGATGTTCCCGCTGCAAAATCTAGCAGCCATGACACTGCAGCTCCCTCCGCTCTAAGTGGACTGCCAAGAACAAGATCAGAAGGTGAAACAGTGAGCCTAGATCTTGGTGTGGGAAGAAGTGCGGCATCAGAAATGGCATCAGCTGAGAAGCAGCAGATCCTCCGGCCAAACCCTGTCCAAAGTCGAATCCACTATGCCAGTTCCGCTTTAGATGCAGTTCAAGCTACTCCAGTTACAGCATATCATGGTTTTTTAAATGGGGGCATTAATCAGTTTGGATATAGAGAAAATCTGACTGAGGGACATAGCAAGTCCACAGAATTTCTGCAGAACATGGGAAGAATACTGACTGGTCCGTGA
- the LOC104448156 gene encoding FRIGIDA-like protein 1 codes for MATLETIADAIKLIGSKKESLKRAFDDLRAQSSLLSSFSLSWSDIDSHFAPAEASIARKFDLLESLESAHRPRQQQQQQQPPQEPEEEAAPDARPDPHAPVPTESAAMQAEPISSPGGAEEGNEPPPSSSGPPSQCAVEPRPELKVLCSNMDGLGLRNYIAGHHVERDQLRAELSGALGLAPDPGKLVLDAMEGFYGDRVTERELMVVRRNCVFLLEVLMRVRLSLSDKVRESSKKVALDWKGKVNPEGPRHPMQVLGLLDLVAAYGLMSEFSVDELVDYCVIIAHFAQSRDLCRALGLEDKVPDLIEKLINKRKYTQAVKFIFDFGLTEKFPPVPILKNFVKESKKLARKVSKDGNNSRKSQNAAMAQEIIALKSVVKVMEERKLDSEFQATLERRIQLLEKLKADKIPAVATAPQPQQQLQKQKVKPQFSGKKRPRPSARVGSIAASTNIAGPTSAVATFQQSHPQTSSVGPLSYLSTSAGIYGLGGNNPTMAPYAGSSNGLYSLAGAPMGFPGDPSPARPYLYPSESQMPTIHYDRSTSYAGPGVSSQYFPSYYAR; via the exons ATGGCGACGCTGGAGACGATCGCCGACGCGATCAAGCTCATAGGCTCCAAGAAGGAGAGCCTCAAGAGGGCCTTCGACGATCTCCGGGCCCAgtcctccctcctctcttccttctccctctcctgGTCCGACATCGACTCTCACTTCGCCCCCGCCGAGGCCTCCATCGCCCGGAAGTTCGACCTCCTCGAGTCGCTCGAGTCCGCTCATCGGCCAcgacagcagcagcagcagcagcaaccgCCGCAGGAGCCGGAGGAGGAAGCGGcgccggatgctcggcccgacCCGCATGCCCCCGTCCCGACCGAATCGGCGGCGATGCAGGCTGAACCGATTTCCTCGCCCGGCGGTGCGGAAGAAGGTAACGAACCTCCTCCGTCGTCGTCCGGTCCCCCTAGCCAGTGCGCCGTCGAACCGCGGCCCGAGTTGAAGGTACTGTGCTCGAACATGGACGGCTTAGGGTTGAGGAATTACATAGCGGGACACCACGTAGAGCGTGACCAATTGCGTGCTGAGCTTTCCGGGGCGTTAGGTTTGGCTCCTGATCCTGGGAAGTTAGTTCTGGATGCGATGGAAGGGTTTTATGGTGATCGCGTTACGGAGCGGGAGTTGATGGTTGTTAGGAGGAACTGCGTGTTTCTTCTGGAAGTGCTGATGAGAGTTCGCCTGAGTTTGAGCGACAAGGTGCGCGAGAGCTCGAAGAAGGTGGCGTTGGATTGGAAGGGGAAGGTGAACCCAGAGGGTCCCCGACATCCGATGCAAGTGTTGGGTTTGCTGGATTTGGTGGCCGCTTATGGATTGATGTCTGAATTCAGTGTGGATGAGCTCGTTGATTACTGCGTCATTATTGCACATTTTGCTCAATCGAGAGACTTGTGTCGGGCCTTGGGGTTGGAAGATAAAGTTCCAG ATCTCATCGAAAAACTTataaacaagagaaaatacACACAGGCAGTCAAATTCATTTTTGACTTTGGGCTGACTGAGAAGTTCCCACCTGTtcccattttgaaaaattttgtaaaGGAGTCTAAGAAGCTTGCTAGGAAAGTTTCCAAGGACGGAAACAATTCTCGCAAGTCACAG AACGCAGCCATGGCCCAGGAAATAATTGCGTTGAAGTCTGTAGTTAAGGTCATGGAAGAGCGCAAACTTGATTCCGAGTTTCAAGCAACCCTTGAAAGACGTATTCAGCTACTAGAGAAGCTGAAGGCAGACAAAATCCCTGCGGTGGCTACTGCTCCTCAGCCTCAGCAGCAGCTGCAAAAGCAAAAGGTAAAGCCGCAATTTAGTGGGAAAAAGCGACCAAGGCCTAGTGCACGTGTTGGTTCTATTGCAGCCTCTACGAATATCGCCGGTCCCACCTCGGCGGTGGCCACCTTCCAGCAATCTCATCCACAGACGTCTTCTGTAGGACCCCTCTCATACCTGAGCACGTCTGCTGGAATTTATGGTTTGGGGGGAAATAACCCAACAATGGCCCCTTATGCGGGGTCATCCAATGGGTTATACAGTTTGGCTGGTGCCCCTATGGGTTTCCCAGGTGATCCAAGCCCTGCACGGCCTTATTTGTATCCATCGGAATCACAGATGCCTACTATCCATTATGATAGGTCAACTTCCTATGCTGGGCCGGGTGTCTCTTCTCAATACTTTCCATCCTACTATGCTCGGTAG
- the LOC104451299 gene encoding inactive leucine-rich repeat receptor-like serine/threonine-protein kinase At5g24100 yields the protein MQSSGGFAYLLFSQQLRRIVTVFLLVITITKGELAETKSFLDFIRAVDPKNATGFARGVSLLCPCLANWKGIKCDLEDGRITEIRLEHLSLKGKIDAEPLCELPNLRYLSLANNLIRGNIPDSIENCTSLVTLNLSGNLLSGRLPVALRKLKLLSTVDISNNNFSVIAPSRPKFIPTEHKRLDSHHKQIYVLKSRKLSDTESPEPSGHDSAWFNQWGWCLPLVFGVGLFFLLTWFVGKKAAKLAEEKATLKALSTSPLKVLPLKPPVEEIKPEEGRSELVFFVEEHEAFKLDDLLEAAADLQSQRFCSSLYKVVLKNNITYAVKRLKKPQVSFEDFGKTMRQVGNMKHPNILPLVGFHSTNEDKLLIYKYQSNGSLLNLCEGKCSYFVTSMPRPDITSYFYMI from the coding sequence ATGCAGAGCTCAGGAGGGTTTGcatatttgttattttctcAGCAATTGAGAAGGATTGTCACTGTTTTCCTGTTGGTCATAACCATCACGAAAGGTGAGTTAGCGGAAACCAAATCTTTCTTAGATTTCATCAGAGCAGTCGATCCCAAAAATGCCACCGGATTTGCCCGGGGCGTGTCCCTGCTGTGTCCTTGTTTGGCCAATTGGAAAGGCATAAAATGCGACTTGGAAGATGGCAGGATCACCGAAATTAGGCTTGAACATTTGAGCCTCAAAGGGAAAATAGACGCCGAGCCTCTATGTGAACTGCCAAACTTGCGATACCTAAGCTTAGCCAATAATCTCATACGTGGTAATATTCcggattcaattgaaaactgcACAAGTCTGGTCACTTTAAATCTGAGCGGCAACCTTCTGAGTGGAAGATTACCAGTTGCTCTCAGAAAGCTGAAACTCCTTAGCACAGTAGACATATCCAACAATAACTTTTCAGTGATTGCACCAAGCAGGCCAAAGTTCATCCCCACTGAGCATAAACGTTTGGATTCGCATCATAAACAGATCTATGTCCTTAAATCAAGGAAATTATCCGACACCGAGAGCCCAGAACCCAGTGGTCATGATTCTGCGTGGTTCAATCAGTGGGGCTGGTGCCTGCCGTTGGTATTTGGTGTCGGGCTTTTCTTCCTACTAACATGGTTTGTTGGCAAGAAGGCAGCCAAATTGGCTGAAGAGAAGGCGACCTTGAAGGCGCTAAGCACCTCCCCTCTCAAAGTTCTCCCCCTGAAGCCGCCAGTCGAAGAAATCAAGCCCGAGGAAGGACGATCAGAGCTCGTCTTTTTCGTCGAGGAGCATGAAGCCTTTAAGCTTGATGACCTCCTTGAGGCGGCAGCAGACCTCCAGAGCCAGAGGTTCTGCAGCAGCCTCTACAAGGTTGTGCTGAAGAACAACATCACTTATGCAGTCAAGAGATTGAAAAAGCCGCAGGTGTCATTTGAGGATTTTGGCAAGACGATGAGGCAAGTCGGGAACATGAAACATCCTAATATTCTTCCTCTAGTTGGGTTCCACTCAACCAACGAAGACAAGCTTCTGATATACAAGTATCAGAGTAATGGAAGCTTGCTAAATCTATGTGAAGGCAAGTGCTCATATTTTGTAACCTCAATGCCAAGACCTGACATCACTAGTTATTTTTACATGATCTAA
- the LOC120294803 gene encoding leucine-rich repeat receptor-like protein kinase PXC1: MGREIIPHGNLKLSNILLGDSLEALISEYGVSKFFDPKGACILASNGYVAPEKCFSEQADVYSFGVIMLELLTGKTVETTRVNLPKWVKSMVREEWTGEVFDKEVSTAAKQWAFPLLNISLRCVADAPDKRPSVAEVIEKIEEVINADRNLLVSASPMPCAESNYKDCCFLHSVIPETWDTPGSNY; the protein is encoded by the coding sequence ATGGGGAGGGAGATCATTCCTCATGGGAATCTCAAGCTCTCAAACATTTTGTTAGGCGATTCTCTAGAGGCGCTCATAAGCGAATACGGTGTTTCGAAGTTCTTCGACCCCAAGGGAGCTTGCATCCTTGCGTCTAATGGCTATGTGGCGCCGGAAAAATGCTTCTCGGAGCAGGCAGATGTTTATAGCTTTGGTGTGATTATGCTTGAATTACTAACAGGCAAGACCGTCGAGACAACCAGAGTAAATCTTCCAAAATGGGTCAAGTCCATGGTTAGAGAGGAATGGACGGGGGAAGTCTTTGATAAGGAGGTCAGCACAGCCGCGAAGCAATGGGCTTTTCCATTGCTGAACATTTCTCTGAGGTGCGTGGCCGACGCTCCTGACAAGAGACCATCTGTCGCAGAAGTTATAGAGAAGATAGAGGAGGTGATCAATGCGGATCGAAACCTTCTGGTCTCAGCTTCGCCAATGCCCTGCGCCGAGAGTAACTATAAAGATTGTTGTTTCCTACATTCTGTTATACCGGAGACATGGGATACCCCGGGATCAAATTACTGA
- the LOC104448159 gene encoding heterogeneous nuclear ribonucleoprotein 1 isoform X2 — translation MESDLGKLFIGGISWDTDEERLKEYFGSYGEVVEAMIMRDRATGRARGFGFVVFADPAVAERVTRDKHLIDGRSVEAKKAVPREDQQLLNRSSASMNGSPSPGRTKKIFVGGLPSTITESDFKKYFDQFGNIIDVVVMYDHNTQRPRGFGFITYDSEDAVERVLYRTFHDLNGKMVEVKRAVPKELSPGPMRSPLMGYNYGVNRVNDLLNGYAQGYSFNRFNPIVTARGGFPPFGASGHGISMNLDPVLNPNLGGGSNLGNGSGFGRTFRPYYIGNVSRFDNPIGNNTDGQISGSVLSPRSRAVWGNGGLNSAFNPINLGTPLGRGSGSYGVSIGQAGTDWDPSCFSAQGRNFSHGNGNDSYGLEGEGDLRNNGNSRASASSFAASTSNFEDSYRDMYYSGSTWRSANPELDGSGSFGFGITDLASDVTAKSSEGYGSYSNTSRQPNRG, via the exons ATGGAGTCAGATCTTGGGAAGCTCTTCATTGGTGGGATTTCATGGGACACGGATGAAGAACGCCTTAAAGAATACTTTGGAAGTTACGGTGAGGTGGTGGAGGCTATGATCATGAGAGATCGTGCAACCGGCCGAGCTCGTGGATTCGGTTTCGTGGTCTTTGCGGATCCCGCTGTTGCTGAAAGAGTGACCAGGGATAAGCACTTGATTGACGGTCGCTCG GTTGAAGCAAAGAAAGCTGTTCCTAGAGAGGATCAGCAACTTCTAAATAGGAGTTCAGCCAGCATGAATGGATCTCCGAGTCCTGGACgtaccaaaaaaatctttgtaGGTGGTTTACCATCTACAATCACAGAGAGTGACTTCAAGAAGTACTTTGATCAGTTCGGTAATATTATTGATGTTGTAGTCATGTATGACCACAATACCCAAAGACCCAGAGGTTTTGGTTTCATCACTTATGATTCGGAGGATGCAGTGGAACGGGTTCTGTACCGGACCTTCCATGATTTAAATGGGAAAATGGTCGAGGTAAAGAGGGCAGTTCCCAAAGAGCTCTCTCCAGGGCCCATGCGCAGCCCTCTGATGGGATATAACTATGGCGTGAACAGGGTCAATGACCTACTTAATGGCTATGCTCAAGGGTATTCTTTCAATAGGTTCAATCCTATTGTCACAGCTCGAGGAGGGTTTCCTCCATTTGGTGCTTCAGGTCATGGAATCAGCATGAATCTGGATCCTGTCTTAAACCCGAATTTAGGTGGTGGTTCCAACCTTGGCAATGGCTCAGGATTTGGGCGGACGTTTAGGCCATACTACATTGGCAATGTGAGCAGGTTTGATAATCCCATTGGCAATAACACGGATGGTCAAATAAGTGGTTCTGTTTTAAGTCCCAGAAGTCGTGCTGTATGGGGAAATGGTGGCCTAAATAGTGCATTTAATCCAATAAATTTGGGTACTCCATTGGGCCGTGGAAGTGGAAGCTATGGAGTTTCAATTGGGCAGGCAGGAACCGACTGGGACCCCTCTTGTTTTTCAGCTCAAGGCCGGAATTTCAGTCATGGGAATGGAAATGACAGCTATGGGctggaaggagaaggagatttAAGAAACAACGGCAACAGTAGGGCCTCGGCATCATCATTTGCTGCCTCGACCAGCAATTTTGAGGATAGCTATAGAGACATGTATTATAGCGGCTCAACTTGGAGATCTGCCAATCCTGAGCTAGATGGCTCTGGGTCCTTTGGTTTTGGTATTACCGATCTGGCTTCAGATGTCACAGCCAAAAGTTCGGAAGGTTATGGAAGTTACAGCAACACTAGTAGACAGCCTAATAGAG GGTAG
- the LOC104448159 gene encoding heterogeneous nuclear ribonucleoprotein 1 isoform X1, which translates to MESDLGKLFIGGISWDTDEERLKEYFGSYGEVVEAMIMRDRATGRARGFGFVVFADPAVAERVTRDKHLIDGRSVEAKKAVPREDQQLLNRSSASMNGSPSPGRTKKIFVGGLPSTITESDFKKYFDQFGNIIDVVVMYDHNTQRPRGFGFITYDSEDAVERVLYRTFHDLNGKMVEVKRAVPKELSPGPMRSPLMGYNYGVNRVNDLLNGYAQGYSFNRFNPIVTARGGFPPFGASGHGISMNLDPVLNPNLGGGSNLGNGSGFGRTFRPYYIGNVSRFDNPIGNNTDGQISGSVLSPRSRAVWGNGGLNSAFNPINLGTPLGRGSGSYGVSIGQAGTDWDPSCFSAQGRNFSHGNGNDSYGLEGEGDLRNNGNSRASASSFAASTSNFEDSYRDMYYSGSTWRSANPELDGSGSFGFGITDLASDVTAKSSEGYGSYSNTSRQPNRGIAA; encoded by the exons ATGGAGTCAGATCTTGGGAAGCTCTTCATTGGTGGGATTTCATGGGACACGGATGAAGAACGCCTTAAAGAATACTTTGGAAGTTACGGTGAGGTGGTGGAGGCTATGATCATGAGAGATCGTGCAACCGGCCGAGCTCGTGGATTCGGTTTCGTGGTCTTTGCGGATCCCGCTGTTGCTGAAAGAGTGACCAGGGATAAGCACTTGATTGACGGTCGCTCG GTTGAAGCAAAGAAAGCTGTTCCTAGAGAGGATCAGCAACTTCTAAATAGGAGTTCAGCCAGCATGAATGGATCTCCGAGTCCTGGACgtaccaaaaaaatctttgtaGGTGGTTTACCATCTACAATCACAGAGAGTGACTTCAAGAAGTACTTTGATCAGTTCGGTAATATTATTGATGTTGTAGTCATGTATGACCACAATACCCAAAGACCCAGAGGTTTTGGTTTCATCACTTATGATTCGGAGGATGCAGTGGAACGGGTTCTGTACCGGACCTTCCATGATTTAAATGGGAAAATGGTCGAGGTAAAGAGGGCAGTTCCCAAAGAGCTCTCTCCAGGGCCCATGCGCAGCCCTCTGATGGGATATAACTATGGCGTGAACAGGGTCAATGACCTACTTAATGGCTATGCTCAAGGGTATTCTTTCAATAGGTTCAATCCTATTGTCACAGCTCGAGGAGGGTTTCCTCCATTTGGTGCTTCAGGTCATGGAATCAGCATGAATCTGGATCCTGTCTTAAACCCGAATTTAGGTGGTGGTTCCAACCTTGGCAATGGCTCAGGATTTGGGCGGACGTTTAGGCCATACTACATTGGCAATGTGAGCAGGTTTGATAATCCCATTGGCAATAACACGGATGGTCAAATAAGTGGTTCTGTTTTAAGTCCCAGAAGTCGTGCTGTATGGGGAAATGGTGGCCTAAATAGTGCATTTAATCCAATAAATTTGGGTACTCCATTGGGCCGTGGAAGTGGAAGCTATGGAGTTTCAATTGGGCAGGCAGGAACCGACTGGGACCCCTCTTGTTTTTCAGCTCAAGGCCGGAATTTCAGTCATGGGAATGGAAATGACAGCTATGGGctggaaggagaaggagatttAAGAAACAACGGCAACAGTAGGGCCTCGGCATCATCATTTGCTGCCTCGACCAGCAATTTTGAGGATAGCTATAGAGACATGTATTATAGCGGCTCAACTTGGAGATCTGCCAATCCTGAGCTAGATGGCTCTGGGTCCTTTGGTTTTGGTATTACCGATCTGGCTTCAGATGTCACAGCCAAAAGTTCGGAAGGTTATGGAAGTTACAGCAACACTAGTAGACAGCCTAATAGAG GAATTGCTGCTTAG